From one Streptomyces sp. NBC_01478 genomic stretch:
- a CDS encoding ATP-binding protein, translating into MNEAPWPPGHDGEALGQRLAVELTRAVVRAEKRFGRALDRRELARRLNVSASSLYAYLNGTTLPGTGVFDALLAALGVDGPEAGRLATLRDEVDAARRLRPIAARGSARRSPGSVAVPRHLPLSHPVFVARDAELVRLDALLDPSADSAPGRAGVAVVEGTGGVGKTALALHWAHRTQHLFPDGQLYVNLRGFGDEAVMDPGEALHGFLQALGVTPAAVPTDTAVASGLLRTLLTGRRVLLVLDNARSTDQVRPLLPTDAGSVAVVTSRNRLDGLVIREGALRIALDVLPRYAARTLLERQMGAERIALEPREVDELVDLCARLPLALSVAAARTATAPAGSVGALVRELRRARAPLDLFGVQDADVDLRTVFHGSYTLLPAPAARLFRLLGCHPGPEIDAAACAGLIGDADPPLALLDTLTAAHLVRQHTPGRYTLHDLLRLYAVELLDGGSPQERRDGTERLLRHYLDNARLADHHLEPWRPTPGGAPRITGAQPPIGDHASATGWFESELSSLQALMVQATATPGLEPYAWRLADACALHLRRSGRRAQRAAVHALARDAADRAGDRAAHATATRRLADALSRLGRTGEALDLLYATLRACRALGDAEGVRAVRLSLVRVYSSCGDPRRAMPHARLALAMAERTEDPVALADGLTSVAQQWERLGEHTVALDHAHRALELYTRLGHLDGQAGILFGMGRAEQGLGRPAAAIGHYEVSLDLDRALGDRFREAHALEHLGDAHATLGRGEVARALWEEALALFEDLHHPDAEPVRGKLCAAADYPPVPASSQLSP; encoded by the coding sequence GTGAACGAAGCTCCCTGGCCGCCCGGCCACGACGGAGAGGCACTGGGACAGCGGCTGGCGGTCGAACTGACCCGCGCTGTCGTCCGGGCCGAGAAACGGTTCGGCAGAGCGCTCGACCGTCGCGAACTCGCCAGGCGGCTGAACGTGTCCGCCAGCAGCCTGTACGCGTATCTCAACGGCACGACTCTGCCGGGCACCGGTGTGTTCGACGCGCTCCTCGCCGCGTTGGGCGTCGACGGACCCGAGGCGGGGCGGCTCGCCACTCTGCGGGACGAGGTCGACGCCGCCCGACGGCTGCGCCCCATCGCCGCCCGCGGCTCCGCCCGCCGGTCGCCGGGGTCGGTCGCGGTCCCCCGCCATCTTCCGCTGAGCCACCCCGTGTTCGTCGCCCGGGACGCCGAACTCGTCCGGCTGGACGCGCTGTTGGACCCGTCCGCCGACTCCGCGCCGGGCCGGGCGGGGGTCGCCGTCGTCGAGGGAACCGGGGGCGTCGGCAAGACCGCGCTCGCCCTGCACTGGGCGCACCGGACGCAGCACCTCTTCCCGGACGGCCAGCTCTACGTCAATCTGCGGGGCTTCGGCGACGAGGCGGTCATGGACCCGGGGGAAGCCCTGCACGGTTTCCTCCAGGCGCTCGGTGTCACCCCGGCCGCCGTCCCGACCGACACCGCCGTGGCCTCCGGACTGCTGCGCACACTGCTGACCGGCCGCCGGGTGCTGCTGGTCCTGGACAACGCCCGCTCCACCGACCAGGTACGGCCGCTGCTGCCCACCGACGCCGGTTCCGTCGCCGTCGTCACCAGCCGCAACCGCCTCGACGGCCTCGTCATCCGCGAAGGCGCCCTGCGCATCGCCCTCGACGTGCTGCCGCGCTACGCCGCCCGTACCCTCCTGGAGCGGCAGATGGGCGCCGAGCGGATCGCCCTGGAGCCGCGCGAGGTGGACGAACTGGTCGACCTGTGCGCCCGATTACCGCTGGCGCTGAGCGTCGCCGCCGCCCGTACGGCCACCGCCCCGGCGGGTTCCGTGGGCGCCCTGGTCCGTGAACTGCGGCGCGCCCGGGCGCCGTTGGACCTGTTCGGGGTGCAGGACGCGGATGTCGATCTGCGGACCGTGTTCCACGGTTCGTACACGCTGCTGCCGGCGCCGGCCGCCCGGCTCTTCCGGCTGCTGGGCTGCCACCCCGGACCCGAGATCGACGCCGCCGCCTGCGCGGGCCTCATCGGCGACGCGGACCCGCCCCTCGCCCTGCTCGACACCCTCACCGCCGCCCACCTCGTCCGCCAGCACACCCCCGGCCGCTACACCCTGCACGACCTGCTGCGGCTCTACGCCGTGGAACTCCTCGACGGCGGCTCGCCGCAGGAGCGCCGGGACGGCACCGAACGGCTGCTGCGGCACTACCTGGACAACGCACGCCTGGCCGACCACCACCTCGAACCCTGGCGTCCGACACCCGGCGGAGCCCCGAGGATCACCGGCGCGCAGCCGCCGATCGGCGACCACGCCTCGGCGACGGGCTGGTTCGAGTCGGAACTGTCCTCGCTGCAGGCCCTCATGGTCCAGGCCACCGCCACCCCGGGCCTGGAGCCGTACGCCTGGCGGCTGGCCGACGCCTGCGCCCTCCACCTGCGCCGCTCCGGCCGCCGTGCGCAGCGGGCCGCCGTGCACGCGCTGGCCCGTGACGCCGCGGACCGGGCCGGGGACCGCGCCGCCCACGCCACCGCCACCCGCCGGCTCGCCGACGCCCTCTCCCGGCTGGGCCGCACCGGGGAGGCACTCGACCTGCTGTACGCGACCCTGCGCGCCTGCCGTGCGCTGGGCGACGCGGAGGGCGTACGGGCGGTACGGCTCTCGCTGGTCCGGGTGTACAGCTCCTGCGGCGATCCCCGCAGGGCGATGCCGCACGCCCGGCTCGCCCTCGCCATGGCGGAGCGCACCGAGGACCCCGTCGCCCTCGCGGACGGCCTCACCTCCGTGGCGCAGCAGTGGGAGCGACTGGGCGAGCACACCGTCGCCCTCGACCACGCGCACCGCGCCCTGGAGCTCTACACCCGGCTCGGTCACCTCGACGGACAGGCGGGCATCCTCTTCGGCATGGGCCGCGCCGAACAGGGGCTCGGCCGGCCCGCCGCGGCGATCGGCCACTACGAGGTCTCCCTCGACCTGGACCGGGCCCTGGGCGACCGGTTCCGCGAGGCCCACGCGTTGGAGCACCTCGGGGACGCCCATGCGACGCTCGGCCGGGGCGAGGTCGCGCGCGCCCTGTGGGAGGAGGCCCTCGCGCTCTTCGAGGATCTGCACCACCCCGACGCCGAGCCGGTCCGCGGCAAGCTGTGCGCGGCGGCGGACTATCCTCCGGTGCCCGCCTCCAGCCAGCTCAGCCCGTAG
- a CDS encoding helix-turn-helix domain-containing protein: MGRPQKEIVLDGSPARLFAYWLRDLRGSAGLTLDQLARRTGYGRTTVSDAMRGETHPTRPVTLAIVGACGGDVPQWGEYWAQVRRALDPDSPDGADGVVPPPWDAPAGRVNGAHAERCPADCARTEPHGWYTESVSTRLRLDTPTPEALERRIVVATCDGLARIPVGVSVPRRAGDTTPRHELEMSVVQGGRLADGGPQYESYFERFLVLPAPIAAGTRHVYELRLRIPPDQPMAPHFVHVPLTRSEHFRLRVGFDPAKPPRTVWRLAGVPTAVIYQQDPGTPTLRPDEHGLVDVEFGAMKVGYGYGLSWLEAGTGG, encoded by the coding sequence ATGGGGCGTCCGCAGAAGGAGATCGTCCTGGACGGGTCACCGGCCCGGCTCTTCGCGTACTGGCTCCGCGACCTGCGCGGATCGGCCGGACTGACACTGGACCAACTGGCCCGCCGCACCGGGTACGGCAGGACGACCGTCAGCGACGCCATGCGGGGCGAGACCCATCCGACCCGCCCGGTCACCCTGGCGATCGTCGGCGCCTGCGGCGGCGATGTGCCGCAGTGGGGCGAGTACTGGGCGCAGGTGCGCCGGGCCCTGGACCCCGACTCCCCGGACGGTGCCGACGGAGTCGTCCCGCCGCCCTGGGACGCTCCGGCGGGCCGCGTGAACGGAGCACATGCCGAGCGGTGCCCGGCGGACTGCGCGCGCACCGAACCGCACGGCTGGTACACCGAGTCCGTGTCCACCCGGCTCCGCCTGGACACCCCGACGCCCGAGGCGCTGGAGCGCCGGATCGTGGTCGCCACCTGCGACGGCCTGGCCCGGATACCGGTCGGCGTCAGCGTGCCCCGGCGCGCCGGTGACACGACGCCCCGGCACGAACTGGAGATGTCCGTCGTCCAGGGCGGCCGGCTGGCGGACGGCGGGCCGCAGTACGAGAGCTACTTCGAACGGTTCCTGGTCCTGCCAGCACCGATCGCCGCCGGCACCCGGCACGTCTACGAACTCCGGCTGCGCATCCCGCCGGACCAGCCCATGGCACCCCACTTCGTGCACGTCCCGCTGACCCGCAGCGAGCACTTCCGGCTACGGGTCGGCTTCGACCCGGCGAAACCGCCGCGCACGGTGTGGCGGCTGGCCGGCGTGCCCACCGCCGTCATCTACCAGCAGGACCCGGGCACGCCGACCCTGCGCCCCGACGAACACGGGCTGGTGGACGTCGAGTTCGGGGCCATGAAGGTGGGTTACGGCTACGGGCTGAGCTGGCTGGAGGCGGGCACCGGAGGATAG
- a CDS encoding CATRA system-associated protein, whose translation MSTTEGAAMIDRETAGEASLALRLMLKEWRLTPEAWAEVAEVLDMLSAAVAAGKAAKVAELTGELDEWSGGRVTRITADDRVPLPEPERERVVALVHALAPDSPPDDRRPAPEPAERT comes from the coding sequence GTGAGCACAACGGAGGGGGCGGCCATGATCGACCGCGAGACGGCCGGCGAGGCGAGTCTGGCGCTGCGGCTGATGCTGAAGGAGTGGCGGCTCACGCCTGAGGCGTGGGCGGAGGTCGCCGAGGTGCTGGACATGCTGTCGGCGGCCGTCGCGGCCGGAAAGGCGGCCAAGGTCGCCGAGCTGACCGGCGAGCTGGACGAGTGGTCGGGCGGCAGGGTCACCCGGATCACCGCGGACGACAGGGTGCCGCTGCCCGAGCCGGAGCGGGAACGGGTCGTCGCGCTCGTGCACGCGCTCGCCCCGGACTCCCCGCCCGACGACCGGCGTCCCGCACCCGAGCCCGCCGAGCGGACCTGA
- a CDS encoding CHAT domain-containing protein, whose protein sequence is MSEIRTVVDRLLVRCEARWTPEVERHLAGAGADPDSWLPSAAGLLRASWTEGGRDCAVAAVAVMEHALDMGEKRDPRRPRWVLHLWLAERTLSLRFEDHRLSDETHHYLAAQTQGRPADDPVAVAATYPEEPQPRHFEPPRPSQPHAVRLAEGLPADDLVRPCLLTRLAQSAFFRVESGDTDALTGAGRWADAAFAGITTDHLEAGFVSCAVGHMALARLRNKPGDAQPVELALRAGRSALRAVEHARRHGTAPVDAEAASAHLMFSLALTASVPFHPEEEVIDEAIAQLEAFRASGPPDDSGIYAGNMPALLGARGFLTKSQDDLRRADEMWAALQRDLPPGHPLAPHIADKRTALAKMGQMLKRSPFTGAQLLRFVGPMMGPLLSGVQLPPIQMYVPPGRPGVRSPGPGPADFAPFTGSPRSASADAGPGRTGGAHLVWPPGPPADAGPAEPAYASDLDGLPPDVAAARSALLGSGVSDPRRLALAVDQLKAVLAGKLPDGQRGFFAATLVQFLAAQFTFSERREDLEEVVRCGDEQLALLPPTSARYIELLCAVEMHRSDYGMLHQDEATVTRACEALAWAVGRLPEMSASWLGCAIPYAHALAGASWMRRDASGTQEAIRLVELAARSLEALPGRPEYSPELAALREQLRPALATVTELVQTAHDDLTGYRYGDSEPSSWDPATERVLPPRARFENARTALDSAVNSRNWARATDAAEAALEALPLMVSQALHRDDRQSVLRTALLGRRYPGPGGTGGTGDLPDRIAGTSLARTACAVALAAGRTEQAAALLEQGRAVLMGQDLQARSDDADLAAAHPQVAREFTALARRLRQTEMPSSSDGPGEAARIREQHAVTEEWQRLLARIRGLHGFEHFLLPPSAEQMRREAKEGPIVLINIDRLRSDALVVTTGGIKLVPLDVTEGRLALAARQFLAAVSVDGGDSRARRKESAETVFDTLEWLWDTIAEPVLDAAGLTRPIPGGTPRGAVPRLWWSASGPLAHLPLHAAGHHRAAELAEGRSVLDRVASSYTPSIRALRHARQATAAGGDGGPFLAVRQPTGAGGLDGASVAEVEAMGRTLGRLRIVQGADATIRRVLGELSSAATVHFACHGLSHPQDPSKSHLELADGQLSVRDVARGHLPHARLAVLLACHTTRTDRLPDEAVHVTSAFQTAGYPQVVGALWEATDLVSVRLTDRLYRDLRTYGGGLDVTDTARAVHGIVRGLRERHPGSPRVWAPYVHTGR, encoded by the coding sequence GTGTCAGAGATACGAACAGTCGTGGACCGTCTGCTGGTGCGCTGTGAGGCGCGGTGGACACCGGAGGTCGAGCGGCACCTGGCCGGCGCCGGTGCGGACCCGGACAGTTGGCTGCCCTCGGCGGCCGGGCTGCTGCGCGCCTCCTGGACCGAGGGCGGCCGGGACTGCGCGGTGGCCGCGGTGGCCGTCATGGAGCACGCGCTCGACATGGGGGAGAAGCGGGACCCGCGGCGGCCCCGCTGGGTGCTGCACCTGTGGCTGGCCGAGCGCACGCTGTCGCTGCGGTTCGAGGACCACCGGTTGTCGGACGAGACCCACCACTACCTCGCCGCCCAGACCCAGGGCCGGCCGGCCGACGATCCGGTGGCGGTAGCGGCGACCTACCCGGAGGAGCCTCAGCCCCGCCACTTCGAGCCGCCCCGGCCCTCGCAGCCGCACGCCGTACGGCTGGCCGAAGGGCTCCCGGCGGACGACCTGGTCCGGCCCTGCCTGCTGACGCGGCTGGCCCAGTCCGCGTTCTTCCGCGTGGAGTCCGGCGACACGGACGCGCTGACGGGTGCCGGGCGATGGGCCGACGCGGCGTTCGCCGGCATCACCACCGACCACCTGGAAGCGGGCTTCGTCAGTTGCGCCGTCGGTCACATGGCGCTGGCACGTCTCCGCAACAAGCCGGGTGACGCGCAGCCCGTCGAACTGGCGCTGCGGGCCGGCCGGTCGGCGCTGCGGGCGGTCGAGCACGCCCGGCGCCACGGCACCGCCCCGGTCGACGCCGAAGCGGCCTCGGCCCACCTCATGTTCTCGCTCGCCCTCACCGCGTCCGTGCCGTTCCATCCCGAGGAGGAGGTGATCGACGAGGCCATCGCCCAACTGGAGGCGTTCCGGGCCTCCGGGCCACCCGACGACAGCGGGATCTACGCCGGGAACATGCCGGCGTTGCTGGGCGCGAGGGGATTCCTCACCAAGTCGCAGGACGACCTGCGGCGCGCGGACGAGATGTGGGCCGCCCTCCAGCGGGACCTGCCGCCGGGCCACCCCCTGGCGCCGCACATCGCCGACAAGCGCACCGCGTTGGCCAAGATGGGGCAGATGCTCAAGCGGTCGCCGTTCACCGGCGCCCAACTGCTCAGGTTCGTGGGCCCGATGATGGGACCGCTGCTGAGCGGGGTACAACTGCCGCCCATCCAGATGTACGTCCCGCCGGGCCGCCCCGGAGTACGCTCACCCGGCCCCGGCCCGGCGGACTTCGCGCCCTTCACAGGCTCCCCCCGGTCCGCCTCGGCGGACGCCGGCCCCGGTCGCACCGGAGGCGCCCACCTCGTATGGCCCCCCGGGCCGCCCGCCGACGCGGGGCCCGCGGAGCCGGCCTACGCGAGCGACCTCGACGGGCTGCCGCCGGACGTCGCGGCCGCTCGAAGCGCCCTGCTGGGCTCCGGCGTCAGCGATCCGCGCCGACTGGCCCTGGCCGTCGACCAGTTGAAGGCCGTACTGGCCGGGAAGCTGCCGGACGGACAGCGGGGCTTCTTCGCCGCCACCCTCGTGCAGTTCCTGGCCGCGCAGTTCACCTTCAGCGAGCGACGCGAGGACCTGGAGGAGGTCGTGCGGTGCGGGGACGAGCAGTTGGCCCTGCTGCCGCCCACCAGCGCGCGGTACATCGAGCTGCTGTGCGCGGTGGAGATGCACCGCAGCGACTACGGAATGCTCCACCAGGACGAGGCGACCGTCACCCGGGCCTGCGAGGCGCTGGCCTGGGCGGTCGGCCGGCTGCCCGAGATGTCGGCGAGCTGGCTCGGCTGCGCCATCCCGTACGCGCACGCCCTGGCCGGTGCCTCCTGGATGCGCCGGGACGCGTCGGGCACCCAGGAGGCGATACGGCTCGTCGAGCTGGCGGCGCGGAGCCTCGAGGCCCTGCCGGGCCGGCCGGAGTACTCGCCCGAACTGGCCGCACTGCGCGAGCAGTTGCGCCCCGCCCTGGCGACCGTCACCGAACTGGTCCAGACCGCCCACGACGACCTCACCGGGTACCGCTACGGCGACTCCGAGCCCAGCTCCTGGGACCCGGCCACCGAACGGGTGCTGCCGCCCCGGGCCCGGTTCGAGAACGCGCGGACCGCGCTCGACTCGGCGGTCAACAGCCGGAACTGGGCCCGGGCCACCGACGCCGCCGAGGCCGCGCTCGAAGCGCTGCCGCTGATGGTGTCGCAGGCGCTGCACCGCGACGACCGCCAGAGCGTCCTGCGCACCGCGCTGCTCGGCCGCCGCTATCCGGGCCCGGGCGGCACCGGCGGCACCGGGGACCTCCCGGACCGGATCGCCGGGACGAGCCTGGCCCGTACCGCGTGCGCGGTGGCGCTCGCCGCGGGCCGCACGGAACAGGCGGCGGCCCTGCTGGAACAGGGGCGGGCCGTGCTGATGGGCCAGGACCTCCAGGCCCGCAGCGACGACGCCGACCTCGCCGCGGCCCATCCGCAGGTGGCCCGCGAGTTCACCGCCCTCGCCCGCAGGCTGCGCCAGACGGAGATGCCGAGCTCGTCGGACGGGCCCGGCGAAGCCGCGCGGATCCGGGAGCAGCACGCGGTGACCGAGGAGTGGCAGCGGCTGCTGGCCCGGATCCGGGGCCTCCACGGGTTCGAGCACTTCCTGCTGCCGCCGAGCGCCGAGCAGATGCGGCGCGAGGCGAAGGAAGGGCCGATCGTGCTGATCAACATCGACCGGCTGCGCTCGGACGCCCTGGTCGTCACCACCGGGGGCATCAAGCTGGTGCCCCTCGATGTCACCGAGGGGCGGCTCGCGCTCGCCGCACGGCAGTTCCTCGCGGCGGTCTCCGTGGACGGCGGCGACTCGCGTGCCCGGCGCAAGGAATCCGCCGAGACCGTGTTCGACACCCTCGAATGGCTCTGGGACACCATCGCGGAACCGGTGCTGGACGCGGCGGGCCTGACCCGGCCGATCCCCGGGGGCACCCCGCGCGGAGCCGTACCGAGGCTGTGGTGGTCGGCGTCCGGGCCGCTGGCCCATCTGCCGCTGCACGCGGCCGGGCATCACCGGGCGGCCGAACTCGCCGAAGGGCGCTCGGTGTTGGACCGCGTCGCCTCCTCGTACACACCGAGCATCAGGGCGCTGCGGCACGCCCGGCAGGCCACGGCGGCGGGCGGGGACGGCGGGCCCTTCCTGGCGGTACGGCAGCCCACCGGTGCCGGCGGCCTGGACGGCGCGTCCGTGGCGGAGGTGGAGGCGATGGGCCGCACTCTGGGCCGCCTGCGGATCGTGCAGGGCGCCGACGCGACGATCCGACGGGTGCTCGGCGAACTGTCCTCGGCGGCCACCGTGCACTTCGCGTGCCACGGCCTCAGCCATCCCCAGGACCCGTCCAAGAGCCATCTGGAACTCGCCGACGGGCAGCTCAGTGTGCGGGACGTGGCCCGCGGCCATCTGCCGCACGCCCGGCTCGCCGTGCTGCTGGCGTGCCACACCACCCGCACCGACCGCCTCCCCGACGAGGCCGTGCACGTGACGTCGGCGTTCCAGACGGCCGGGTATCCGCAGGTGGTGGGCGCACTGTGGGAGGCGACGGACCTGGTGTCGGTACGGCTGACGGACCGTCTCTACCGCGACCTGCGGACCTACGGCGGCGGCCTCGACGTCACCGACACCGCGCGGGCCGTGCACGGGATCGTCCGGGGCCTGCGGGAGCGGCACCCCGGCTCGCCGCGCGTATGGGCGCCGTACGTCCACACGGGGCGTTGA